The segment TGTAGAGCGGTTCCAGGTACTTGATGCTGTAGCTCTCGGCGCCGACCCGAATGCTCTTGCGCACCAACGGATAGAGGTCGACCAGCACACCGTTGCGCAGCAGGTCGTCCACCGCGTTCTCGCCGACACCGTAACGCCCGGCCAGCCGTAGCAGGGTGCTCTTCTCGTAGGCCGCGTAGTGGTAGATGTGCATTTTCGGGTAGCGCCTGCGACGCTTGCGCACCATCTCCAGGAAGTCGAAGAGCGCCTGACGCTCGTCGGGACGGTTGTGCGCCCAGAACGGGGTGAACTCGTCGGTGACGGTCAGCACGCCCCAGAGGTATTCCAGCCCCCAGTCCCGGCCATTGCTGGTCCACAACGGGTCGCCCTCGAAGTCGAAGAACAGATCCCCCTTGTCGGCGTCGGGCAGCACCATCAGCGGCTGGGCGTCGACGACCTCGAAGGGGGGTTTCACGTTGCCGTTCTCGACGACTCTGTCGGCGATCTGCAGGCGGGCCTGCCCGGTGAGCGCGGCGACGGTGCGCTTGGACAGTTCGGGGACGGCCCCGTCGTGTGCGGCCAGCTGGTGCACCGTGCTGATGCCGGCGTCGATGAGCCGGGCGCGCTGGCTGGTCCGCATGCCGGCGACCAGCAGCAGGTCATCGGATTCGGCGACCTGGGCGCTGCATTCGGGGCAGCGGAAGCAGGCCCGCACCCCGTCGTCGGCCCAGGACACCGGGACACCGCCGGCCAGGTGTGCATCGAGCAGTCGCTGCAGGGCCTCGCGGCGCGGCCGGTATACGGGGAGCAGCTCGTCGACCCGGTAGCTGGAGACCGCGCCGTCGCCGAGCACCAGGTCGACCTCGTCGGCGACCGGGACGCCCGCGGTGGCCAGCGCGTCGGCGTAGGCGGCCAACTGGAGCAGCGCCTCCACCTTGACCGAGCGGGCCAGCTTGGTGTCGCGCAGGCGGTAGCGCCCGCCGCGAGGGCCGGCTTGCAGAGTGAGAAAGTCGGCGAAACCGGCGAACCGGCCGTCGAACATGGCGGCCTGGTAGATGGCCGGATCGCGGCGGCGGACGGCGGCCATGGTGTGTTCGGCGGCCGCCGTGAGCCCGGCCACCGTGTAGGCGGGCCTGCCGATCACGGTGACGTCGGTGGCCTCCCGCATCGCGGCGAGGTGTCGCTGCTCGTGCTCGTGCCCGAGATCGGCCGTGCGGGCCAGCAGCTCATCGTCGGTGCTGACGCGGGGCCCCCAGCCGAGGCGGGCGTCGAAGGAACGCAGCAGCGCGTATTCACACCGCGCGGCGGCCGCGAGGTCGGAGGCGCTGTAGATCACCAGCCCGCCGGCCCCGTCGTCTAGGAACACCCACTCAGGCTAGGGGAGACCTCGGACACAGGTGGCCGAGCGGGGGGCGGTGTCAGCCGGTGTTGCCGATGAGCTCCACGCCGTTGCCGTTCCAGCGGAACCGCACCACGCTGTCGAGCCCGGCCACCCCGCCGGTGAACTTCAGGGCGATGGTGTCACCGGTGCTCATGGCCTGGTCGATATCGTTGAAACCGTAGGTATCAGGCACCCCGGTCGGGATGAACTTGCCGAGGTGGAACATCACCGCGCGGGTGTTGGCATTGTCGGCGTTGGTGTTCGCCTTGACAATCACCACCGACAGCGGCGCGCACTCGTTGTAGTTGCCCGCCAACGGTTCCGGGCTCCACGGCTGATTGCTGCGCGGATCCTTGGGTAGTTCGGAGACCGCGCGGGTGATCTCCGGGGCGGCCAGATTCACGGCGCACGGATCGGGCACCGGGGTGACCGGGGCCGGGCCGGTCGGGGTGGGTGCGGGCACCGGCGCGCTGGCCGGCGCCGTCACCGGCGGGCGGTCATCGGGGGTCTTGGAGACGGTGGAATCACTGGATCCGCAGCCGGCCAACACCAGGGCCAGCATGGGGGCGACCGCCAGAACTGGAGCTCTCAACGCAAGCACCTCACAGGGTCGAACCGTACCCGTGGCGGCCATCCGTCCGGGCGAGGCCCGGTCACGCTCTAGACTGCTCATGAAATGACGTCGCCTGATGAAGCCACCCCCGCCGCCGAACTGACCTTTGCTGACCTGCAGATTCACCCATCGGTGCTGCAGGCCGTCACCGACGTCGGCTACGAGTCGCCGTCGGCGATCCAGGCCGCCACCATCCCGCCCATGCTGGCCGGCTCCGACGTTGTCGGCCTGGCCCAGACCGGAACGGGTAAGACCGCGGCCTTCGCCATCCCGATCCTGTCCAAGATCGATGCCGCCAGCAAGAACACCCAGGCCCTGGTCCTGGCGCCGACCCGCGAACTCGCGCTGCAGGTGGCCGAGGCCTTCGGCCGTTACGGCGCGCACCTGCCGGGCATTCAGGTGCTGCCCATCTACGGCGGCTCGTCCTACGGCCCGCAGCTGGCGGGATTGCGGCGCGGGGCGCAGATCGTGGTGGGCACCCCCGGTCGCGTCATCGACCATCTGGAGAAGGGCAGCCTGGACCTCTCGCACCTGGACTACCTGGTGCTCGACGAGGCCGACGAGATGCTGCAGATGGGCTTCGCCGAGGACGTCGAGCGCATCCTGGCCGACACACCCGAGTACAAGCAGGTCGCCTTGTTCTCCGCGACCATGCCGCCGGCCATCAAGAAGATCACCAGCAAGTACCTGCATGATCCGGTCGAGGTCACCGTCAAGTCCAAGACGCAGACCGCCGAGAACATCACTCAGCGCTACCTGCAGGTGTCCTACCCGCGCAAGATGGATGCGCTGACCCGGCTGCTGGAGGTCGAGGAGGGCGACGCGATGATCGTGTTCGTCCGCACCAAACAGGCCACCGAGGAGGTCGCCGAGAAGTTGCGCGCGCGGGGATTCGCCGCGGCCGCCATCAACGGCGACATCCCGCAGACTCAGCGCGAGCGCACCATCGCGTCGCTCAAGAGCGGTGCCATCGACATCCTGGTGGCCACCGACGTGGCCGCCCGCGGGCTGGACGTGGAACGCATTTCGCACGTGGTGAACTACGACATCCCGCATGACCCGGAGTCCTACGTGCACCGCATCGGGCGTACCGGCCGCGCCGGACGCTCGGGCACCGCCCTGCTGTTCGTGACCCCGCGGGAACGCCATCTGCTCGGTTCGATCGAGCGCGTCACCCGCCAGAAGCTGGTCGAGATGCAGCTGCCGTCGGTGGACGATGTCAACGCGCAGCGCGTGGCGAAGTTCAACGACTCGATCAGCGAATCGCTGAACTCCCCGGGGATCGATCTGTTCCGGCGCCTCATCGAGGACTACGAGCGCGAACACGACGTGCCGTTGGCCGATATCGCGGCCGCGCTGGCGCTGCTGTCCCGCGACGGGGAAGCATTCCTGATGACCGAGCCGCCACCGGAGAAGCGCAAGGAGCGCACCGAGCGGGCGCCGCGCGAGGATGGTCCGGGCCGTAAGAAGCACAGCACCCGCACCGATCTGGCGACGTACCGGATCGCGGTGGGCAAACGGCACAAGGTGGCACCCGGAGCGATCGTCGGCGCCATCGCCAACGAGGGCGGCCTGAACCGTAGCGACTTCGGACACATCAACATCAAGGTCGATCACTCGCTGGTGGAGTTGCCCGCCAAGTTGCCGCGGGAGGTCTACAAGAAGCTGGAGAACACCCGCATCCAGGGTCTGCTGATCAATCTGCAACCGGAACGGAGCAGCAAGCCCCGTCGCAAGGACTCGTGACGGCGCAGCAACAGGCCCAGGGGGGTCTGGAGTCCGTCTCGAGCACCGAGC is part of the Mycobacterium adipatum genome and harbors:
- a CDS encoding LppP/LprE family lipoprotein; this translates as MLALVLAGCGSSDSTVSKTPDDRPPVTAPASAPVPAPTPTGPAPVTPVPDPCAVNLAAPEITRAVSELPKDPRSNQPWSPEPLAGNYNECAPLSVVIVKANTNADNANTRAVMFHLGKFIPTGVPDTYGFNDIDQAMSTGDTIALKFTGGVAGLDSVVRFRWNGNGVELIGNTG
- a CDS encoding DEAD/DEAH box helicase, which gives rise to MTSPDEATPAAELTFADLQIHPSVLQAVTDVGYESPSAIQAATIPPMLAGSDVVGLAQTGTGKTAAFAIPILSKIDAASKNTQALVLAPTRELALQVAEAFGRYGAHLPGIQVLPIYGGSSYGPQLAGLRRGAQIVVGTPGRVIDHLEKGSLDLSHLDYLVLDEADEMLQMGFAEDVERILADTPEYKQVALFSATMPPAIKKITSKYLHDPVEVTVKSKTQTAENITQRYLQVSYPRKMDALTRLLEVEEGDAMIVFVRTKQATEEVAEKLRARGFAAAAINGDIPQTQRERTIASLKSGAIDILVATDVAARGLDVERISHVVNYDIPHDPESYVHRIGRTGRAGRSGTALLFVTPRERHLLGSIERVTRQKLVEMQLPSVDDVNAQRVAKFNDSISESLNSPGIDLFRRLIEDYEREHDVPLADIAAALALLSRDGEAFLMTEPPPEKRKERTERAPREDGPGRKKHSTRTDLATYRIAVGKRHKVAPGAIVGAIANEGGLNRSDFGHINIKVDHSLVELPAKLPREVYKKLENTRIQGLLINLQPERSSKPRRKDS